A section of the Pectinophora gossypiella unplaced genomic scaffold, ilPecGoss1.1 Pgos_37, whole genome shotgun sequence genome encodes:
- the LOC126381139 gene encoding uncharacterized protein K02A2.6-like codes for MSFLSLEKFDCNGESTSVGVRWERWKRALLIYLEASNVDKDIKKRASLLHFADLDLQEVFYNIPGANIEPSDGVDVFEIAISKLDSYFAPKQSKIYERHSFRLLKQEPEEKFEKFLVRLRKQADKCQFADRDENIIDQITEKCYLPELRKKILQIGDEITLDRVITEANTLEIVNKQLEEFKNSTRSNGNQEVNKVDSKDKKSFYKPNNIQQGCGRCGNPRHATFDAKCPAREKTCLKCGLKGHFRQFCRTKLPQKRKTEEKYSQERKKGRFDKEKSEINQVSGSSNELTQKEAETEYVFHIDDDVEIDCTIGGVDTKMLIDSGCKRNLITEATWEIMKKNKVSLFNQQPNPNVTFTAYGSTTPLKIKGSFEARIQIGMRSETATFYVVTNGTRNLLGKTTAMSLGVLKIGLNAEVNQINTEKFPKFKNILIQLPIDDSIPPVSQPYRRTPIPLEAKIGEKIEELKQRDIIEPVVGSSKWVSPVVPVLKENGEIRLCVDMRRANEAIIRENHPLPTMDKLLPKMKNAKVFTKLDIKDAFHQIEIHPASRHITTFITNKGLFRYKRLMFGISCAPEIFQKTLEHMLLGCEGVVNYIDDILIYGKDMQEHDARVKKVMSVLKDNNVLVKEDKCSFGMSKVSFLGHELSAEGVRPLEKYISTIKEFRAPKTTGELRSFLGLINFVSKWIPNYATATEPLKTLLRNKNGERTDITDHWGLEQQRCFDSLKDIMTNIPSLGYYDVNDRTTVIADASPVGLGGVLVQIDSEDKPRIIAYGHKTLTDCERRYCQTEKEALALVWAVEHFHIFLYGKRFELITDHKPLEIIFGTKSKPCARIERWVMRLQSYSYKVVYQSGKTNIADSLSRLGKSAEKSLVQLKDDHICQIVDFARPRAVSLKEIIDSSMDDQEILNVKEGLYHNIWSDDVKLYKLFQNELCFHEGILLRGTRIVIPSALRKRVLDAAHEGHPGIVSMKARLRTKVWWPKCDKDAENIVKVCKGCTLVSAPHAPNPMKRRELPDGSWIDIAIDLMGPLPSGDHLLVVVDYYSRYKEVKICRKITSTEIVAKLKEIFSRLGNPTSITADNGRQFISEEFKSFLTERNITLFNTIPYWPQQNGEVERQNRDILKRLKISIAENKDWKESLLDYLTMYNSTPHSVTGRTPAELFFNRRFRDKLPMVNDTMEGIAKDSEVKDRDQERKERGKDYGDRKRKAEESDLTPGDKVYIKNMNRENKLSLNYNPETHTVENKEGGDITVRSDETGQIRRRNVVHLKKIQGEWSVCQDRNEIDDEEMNVET; via the exons ATGTCATTCCTGTCATTGGAAAAGTTCGATTGTAACGGAGAATCCACTTCGGTGGGTGTACGATGGGAACGCTGGAAAAGAGCATTACTCATATATTTGGAAGCGTCTAACGTTGATAAAGACATAAAGAAAAGGGCTTCTCTTCTACATTTCGCTGATTTAGATTTGCAAGAAGTGTTTTATAACATTCCCGGCGCTAATATTGAGCCAAGCGACGGCGTCGACGTTTTTGAAATCGCAATATCTAAACTTGATTCATACTTTGCACCAAAACAGAGCAAAATCTATGAGCGACATTCATTCAGGCTGCTCAAACAGGAACCTGAAGAAAAGTTTGAAAAGTTCCTAGTGAGACTGAGAAAACAAGCTGACAAATGTCAGTTCGCTGATCGAGACGAGAACATTATCGACCAAATAACGGAAAAATGTTACCTACCTGAACTGAGGAAAAAGATACTACAGATTGGAGATGAAATTACACTGGACCGAGTAATCACGGAAGCAAACACACTAGAAATTGTCAATAAACAGCTAGAAGAATTTAAAAACTCTACAAGATCAAATGGGAATCAGGAAGTCAATAAAGTTGATAGTAAAGAtaaaaagagtttttataaACCAAATAATATACAGCAAGGATGCGGTAGATGTGGTAATCCCAGACATGCGACATTTGACGCAAAATGCCCGGCAAGAGAAAAAACATGCCTGAAGTGTGGTCTCAAGGGACATTTCAGACAATTCTGCAGGACTAAACTACCCCAGAAGAGGAAAACAGAAGAAAAATATAGccaggaaagaaagaaaggtcGATTCGACAAAGAGAAAAGTGAAATAAATCAAGTGAGTGGCTCTTCAAACGAGTTGACTCAAAAAGAGGCAGAAACCGAATACGTTTTCCATATTGATGACGATGTCGAAATTGATTGCACCATTGGAGGAGTAGACACTAAGATGTTGATTGACTCAGGCTGCAAGAGAAATCTAATTACGGAGGCAACGTGGGAAATAATGAAGAAGAACAAAGTTAGTTTGTTTAATCAACAACCAAATCCTAATGTAACATTCACGGCCTATGGCAGTACTACACCACTTAAAATAAAAGGATCATTTGAAGCTCGGATACAAATAGGTATGAGATCCGAGACCGCAACTTTCTATGTCGTTACTAATGGCACAAGAAACCTCCTAGGAAAAACAACTGCAATGTCATTAGGAGTGCTAAAAATAGGATTGAATGCAGAAGTTAACCAAATTAATACTGAGAAATTtcccaaattcaaaaatatattaattcaaTTACCGATTGATGATTCCATTCCACCCGTGTCACAGCCTTACAG aaGGACCCCGATACCTTTAGAAGCTAAAATTGGAGAGAAAATTGAAGAGCTTAAACAAAGGGATATTATAGAACCAGTCGTAGGCTCTTCCAAGTGGGTATCCCCTGTGGTGCCGGTGTTGAAGGAAAATGGAGAAATACGTCTTTGTGTAGACATGCGTCGAGCTAATGAAGCTATTATACGAGAAAATCACCCATTGCCGACAATGGATAAGTTACTACcgaaaatgaaaaatgcaaaAGTATTTACAAAATTGGACATAAAAGACGCATTTCACCAAATTGAGATACATCCGGCTTCAAGACATATAACCACCTTCATAACCAATAAAGGCCTATTTAGGTATAAAAGACTTATGTTTGGCATATCGTGTGCACCGGAAATCTTTCAGAAAACATTAGAGCACATGCTTTTAGGTTGTGAAGGCGTGGTAAATTATATCGATGACATCTTGATATACGGGAAGGACATGCAGGAACATGATGCGCGAGTAAAGAAAGTGATGTCAGTTCTGAAAGACAATAATGTATTAGTAAAAGAAGACAAATGTTCTTTCGGGATGAGCAAAGTGAGTTTCTTGGGACATGAGCTGTCAGCGGAAGGCGTAAGGCCATTGGAAAAGTACATTTCCACAATAAAAGAATTTAGAGCACCTAAAACTACCGGAGAATTACGAAGCTTCTTAGGCTTGATTAATTTCGTCAGCAAATGGATCCCCAATTATGCGACAGCAACAGAACCTCTTAAAACACTACTTCGAAATAAAAATGGAGAGCGAACAGATATTACAGATCATTGGGGACTAGAACAACAGCGATGCTTCGATTCATTGAAGGATATTATGACAAATATACCTAGCTTAGGTTACTACGATGTAAACGATCGTACTACGGTCATAGCAGACGCAAGCCCGGTGGGCCTGGGTGGAGTACTAGTTCAGATTGATTCTGAAGACAAACCCAGGATTATTGCATATGGTCACAAAACTCTGACTGATTGTGAACGCCGCTACTGTCAGACTGAGAAAGAGGCATTAGCCCTTGTATGGGCAGTAGAGCATTTCCACATTTTCCTCTATGGGAAAAGATTCGAACTTATAACAGACCACAAACCATTAGAGATTATATTCGGTACCAAGTCCAAACCATGTGCTAGGATAGAGAGATGGGTTATGCGCCTTCAATCGTACAGCTACAAAGTAGTTTATCAATCGGGTAAGACCAATATCGCAGACTCATTGTCTAGACTCGGTAAAAGTGCAGAAAAATCTTTAGTACAATTGAAAGATGACCATATCTGCCAAATTGTGGACTTTGCCCGACCTCGAGCAGTTTCCCTTAAGGAAATAATAGATAGCTCAATGGACGATCAAGAAATCCTAAATGTAAAAGAAGGGTTGTATCACAACATATGGAGTGACGATGTGAAACTATATAAACTATTTCAGAATGAATTATGTTTCCATGAGGGTATACTATTGAGAGGAACAAGAATCGTGATTCCCTCGGCACTCCGTAAAAGAGTTCTAGATGCAGCCCATGAGGGCCACCCCGGCATCGTATCGATGAAGGCAAGACTTCGAACGAAAGTTTGGTGGCCTAAATGTGACAAGGATGCCGAAAACATTGTAAAAGTGTGTAAAGGATGCACTCTTGTATCTGCACCACATGCACCAAATCCTATGAAACGACGCGAGTTGCCTGATGGTTCTTGGATTGACATTGCGATTGATTTGATGGGCCCCCTCCCTAGCGGTGATCACCTGCTTGTTGTAGTAGACTACTACAGCAGATATAAGGAGGTGAAGATTTGTCGGAAAATCACCTCTACCGAAATTGTGGCAAAACTCAAAGAAATATTTAGTCGTTTAGGAAACCCAACTTCAATAACAGCGGATAATGGAAGACAATTCATCAGCGAAGAATTCAAATCATTTCTAACAGAAAGAAATATCACTCTCTTTAATACAATCCCATACTGGCCTCAACAGAATGGAGAGGTCGAAAGACAAAATCGTGATATACTAAAACGGCTAAAAATAAGCATAGCTGAAAATAAAGACTGGAAGGAAAGTTTACTGGATTACTTAACTATGTACAATAGTACACCACATTCTGTCACCGGAAGAACCCCAGCAGAGCTTTTCTTCAATAGGAGATTTAGAGATAAATTACCTATGGTAAATGATACAATGGAAGGGATAGCAAAGGATTCTGAGGTCAAGGACAGGGATCAAGAAAGGAAAGAAAGAGGAAAGGATTATGGAGATAGGAAACGGAAGGCAGAAGAAAGCGATTTAACACCAGGAGATAAAGTTTATATCAAGAACATGAatagagaaaataaattaagtttgaACTATAACCCAGAAACTCATACAGTGGAAAATAAAGAAGGTGGAGATATCACAGTCCGAAGCGATGAGACTGGTCAAATTCGTAGAAGGAATGTAGTGCACTTAAAGAAGATTCAGGGCGAATGGAGCGTGTGTCAAGACCGAAATGAAATCGACGACGAAGAAATGAATGTTGAAACTTAA